A single window of Apus apus isolate bApuApu2 chromosome 18, bApuApu2.pri.cur, whole genome shotgun sequence DNA harbors:
- the MRPS23 gene encoding 28S ribosomal protein S23, mitochondrial encodes MAGNRIQKIGSVFSRTRNLLRIGVIEKPLWFDVYAAFPPLREPVYRRPRPRYGKVKDVVPPVFYAEDEVRAKFYRIYGTGPRPFDLSQPNYKSTCQRFVEKFYELKEEGKIEEEKLFEETGKALLASGVILQRRGVDKGAQQDHQGVGTRDSVLHQQLQTVLEEIQEKKKDQEEQTPELAERQKENP; translated from the exons ATGGCGGGCAATCGCATCCAGAAGATAGGGAGCGTGTTCAGCCG GACCCGCAACCTGCTCCGCATCGGGGTGATCGAGAAGCCGCTGTGGTTCGACGTCTATGCCGCTTTCCCCCCGCTGAGGGAGCCCGTCTACCGGCGGCCGCGGCCGCGCTACGGCAAGGTGAAGGATGTCGTCCCGCCCGTCTTCTACGCGGAGGACGAAGTGCGAGC GAAATTTTACAGAATTTATGGCACTGGCCCAAGGCCTTTCGACCTGTCACAGCCAAACTACAAATCTACTTGCCAGAG GTTTGTTGAAAAATTCTATGAActgaaagaagaaggaaaaattgaagaagaaaaattgtttgaagaaacaggaaaagccCTTTTAGCCAGTGGGGTAATTTTACAGAGAAGAGGAGTAGATAAA GGAGCACAACAGGATCACCAGGGTGTTGGAACCAGGGATTCTGTcttgcaccagcagctccaaacTGTGTTGGAAGAGATacaggagaagaagaaggatcAGGAGGAGCAGACACCTGAGctggcagaaaggcagaaggaaaatcCCTGA